The Avibacterium sp. 20-132 genome segment ACAGATTGGCAACTGATTGATAAAGCCTTAGATGAAGCCACTGTGTGCGTGGAAATTCTCATCAAAGAAGGCATTAACAAAGCAACAAATCGACTCAATAGCTTTAAAGCATCAAATTAAACATTAAGGAAATATTATGGGATTTAAATGTGGTATTGTAGGTTTACCAAACGTGGGCAAATCCACCCTTTTTAACGCATTAACAAAAGCAGGTATTGAAGCGGCAAATTACCCGTTCTGTACCATTGAACCAAACACTGGCGTTGTGCCAATGCCCGATCCACGTCTAGACGCGTTAGCGGAAATTGTTAAACCTGAACGCGTCTTACCAACTACAATGGAATTTGTGGATATCGCCGGTCTTGTTGCTGGCGCAAGCAAAGGGGAAGGATTAGGTAACAAATTCCTTGCTAATATTCGTGAAACCGATGCGATTGGCCACGTTGTACGTTGTTTTGAAAATGATGACATTGTTCACGTTGCCGGAAAAATTGATCCCGCTGAAGATATCGACACCATTAACACAGAACTTGCCCTCGCTGATTTAGACAGTTGTGAGCGCGCCATTCAACGTTTAACTAAACGTGCCAAAGGTGGCGATAAAGAGGCAAAATTTGAATTGTCCATTATGGAAAAAATCCTCCCTGTGTTAGAAAATGCCGGAATGATTCGTTCTGTCGGATTAGATAAAGACGAATTACACGCCATTAAGAGCTATAACTTCCTTACATTAAAACCAACAATGTATATTGCCAATGTGAATGAAGATGGCTTTGAAAATAATCCTTATTTAGATCGTGTACGTGAAATTGCGGAAAAAGAAGGGGCGGTGGTTGTGCCTGTTTGTGCGGCAATTGAATCTGAAATTGCGGAACTGGATGATGAAGAAAAAGTGGAGTTTCTGCAAGATCTAGGCATTGATGAACCGGGTTTAAACCGTGTTATTCGTGCAGGTTATGCCCTATTAAATTTACAAACTTATTTCACTGCTGGCGTTAAAGAAGTTCGTGCGTGGACAGTTTCCGTCGGCGCCACAGCACCAAAAGCCGCTGCGGTCATCCACACTGATTTTGAAAAAGGTTTTATTCGCGCCGAAGTTATTTCTTATGCTGATTTCATTCAGTACAAAGGCGAAAACGGGGCAAAAGAAGCAGGAAAATGGCGTTTAGAAGGGAAAGATTATATCGTTCAAGATGGCGATGTAATGCATTTCCGTTTTAATGTCTAATTCATTCTAGCTTATGCTATTTTGATCTAAAAAATAGATAAAAATATTACCGCACTTGAGAAAAAGTGCGGTATTTTTTTAATTACTGTTGTTCCAGTTTAAAATAATACGGTGTTACTACCTCTTTATGATAGAAAGATCAGTTCACTGTTTTATTTTTAATGTAAACGGACGTGTTCTTTTCATTAAATGAGTGTAGATTAAAATATCCTCATCAAATGACAGGTTAATATCATCTTATTTTTTACTTTATAGGAAGCAAAAATGACAATCACAATTCTTGACGGTGGAATGAGCCGTGAATTAATGCGTTTAAACGCACCCTTTCGCCAACCAGAATGGTCGGCACTTTCACTTTATGAAAAACCGCAAGCTATTGAACAGGTTCATCAGAACTTTATTGCCCATGGCGCTGAAGTGATTACCACGAATAGTTATGCGGTTGTGCCTTTTCACATTGGTGAACAACGTTTTGTTGCTGATGGCAAAATGCTTGCCGATCTTGCTGGTCGTCTGGCTAAAAATGCGGTGAAAAATAGCGGAAAATCCATTAAAATTGCGGGTTCTCTGCCTCCCTTATTTGGCTCTTATCGACCTGATTTATTTCAAGCTGAGCGTGTTAAAGAGATTGCTCTGCCACTCATCAATGGGCTTGCCCCTTACGTTGATCTTTGGTTATGCGAAACCCAAAGCGCCATTATTGAGCCTGTCTCAATCAAACCTTTATTACCCGATGATCGTCCTCTGTGGGTTTCCTTTACCTTGCAAGATGAAAACCCGCATCTTCCAGCGAGCCTACGTTCAGGGGAATCAGTACAAAGTGCGGTAGAAAAAATGATTGAATTAGGCGTGAGTGCCATTTTATTTAACTGCTGTCAGCCAGAAGTGATTGAACAAGCCTTACAAG includes the following:
- the ychF gene encoding redox-regulated ATPase YchF, which translates into the protein MGFKCGIVGLPNVGKSTLFNALTKAGIEAANYPFCTIEPNTGVVPMPDPRLDALAEIVKPERVLPTTMEFVDIAGLVAGASKGEGLGNKFLANIRETDAIGHVVRCFENDDIVHVAGKIDPAEDIDTINTELALADLDSCERAIQRLTKRAKGGDKEAKFELSIMEKILPVLENAGMIRSVGLDKDELHAIKSYNFLTLKPTMYIANVNEDGFENNPYLDRVREIAEKEGAVVVPVCAAIESEIAELDDEEKVEFLQDLGIDEPGLNRVIRAGYALLNLQTYFTAGVKEVRAWTVSVGATAPKAAAVIHTDFEKGFIRAEVISYADFIQYKGENGAKEAGKWRLEGKDYIVQDGDVMHFRFNV
- a CDS encoding homocysteine S-methyltransferase family protein codes for the protein MTITILDGGMSRELMRLNAPFRQPEWSALSLYEKPQAIEQVHQNFIAHGAEVITTNSYAVVPFHIGEQRFVADGKMLADLAGRLAKNAVKNSGKSIKIAGSLPPLFGSYRPDLFQAERVKEIALPLINGLAPYVDLWLCETQSAIIEPVSIKPLLPDDRPLWVSFTLQDENPHLPASLRSGESVQSAVEKMIELGVSAILFNCCQPEVIEQALQVTQQVLQKHQAEHIATGAYANAFAPQTKEATANEGLDEVRKDLDPQAYLVWAKKWQRAGASIIGGCCGIGLEHIQALSDYFKK